ACCGATGCCAGTTGCTGTGAGAAATGCTCGACGAGATTTTCCTCTTCTAGTGAAATTCCTTTGGTTCACCATGTGATGACAATACATACGTATCACCTATAATACTTCCGCTCCATCCAATTCCATGCGGTTAATTCAGAGATACGGACCCAATCATGCTGTGTAAACGATGAACGATACATCGCTGATTGAATCAGCGACGATCTCACCCCCAATTGCTAATAGGCACCACAATGCCTATTACGCCGTTAGCACACGTTGAAGTATGTTGGATTTCGTTCAACTTGAGGACGACCTCGATCAAGAAGAGCGCATGATCCGGGATACGGCCCGAGAATTCGTTGAAGAACACGTCAAACCCGACATCGGAGAGCATTTCGAGAACGGAACATTCCCTAAAGAACTGATCCCAATGATGGGCGAGCTTGGTTTTTACGCACCCAATCTCGAGGGCTACGGCTCGCCGAACGTCTCAGAGACGGCCTACGGACTATTGATGCAGGAGCTCGAGGCGGGTGATTCAGGACTGCGGTCGATGGCCTCAGTGCAGGGCGCGCTCGTGATGTACCCGATCCACGCCTATGGCTCGAAGGCACAGAAAGAAGAGTGGCTCCCGAAACTCGGACAAGGCGATGCAGTCGGCTGTTTCGGCCTCACGGAGCCGGAACACGGCTCGAATCCATCAGGGATGGAGACCTACGCCGAACGTGACGATGACGGCTATGTCCTGAACGGCTCGAAGACGTGGATCACGAACTCCCCCATCGCGGACGTCGCGATCGTCTGGGCACGTGACCGCTCGAGCAAGGAAAATCCAGTTCGGGGATTCCTCGTTGAGACGGATCGAGATGGTGTCTCGACAAACAAGATTACGGAAAAACTGTCGCTCCGAGCGTCGATTACCGGCGAAATCGGGCTGAACGATGTCCACATCCCCGAAAAAAACGTCCTCCCCGGTGTCTCCGGCATGAAAGGGCCACTATCTTGTCTTACACAGGCTCGCTACGGTATTGCGTGGGGCGCCATTGGTGCCGCACGGGACGCCTTTGAAGAAGCTCGCCAGTATGCGAAAGACCGCAAACAGTTTGGTGGCCCGATCGGCCGGTTCCAACTCCAACAACAAAAGCTCGCAGAGATGGCGACCCAGATTACACTCGCACAATTGCTGGCCTACCGTCTGGCAGAGCTGAAAGAGTGTGGGGATATGCAGCCACAGCACGTCTCGATGGCGAAACGTAACAACGTCCGAATGGCCCGCAATCAGTCACGGATCGCTCGCGAAATGCTCGGTGGGAACGGGATTACGACCGACTACTCACCAATGCGCCACATGGCGAACATGGAAACGGTCTACACGTACGAGGGGACTCACGACATCCACACGCTGGTTATTGGCGAAGCGTTGACCGGGCTCCAGGCCTATCAGTAACAACGCATTTGGCTCTCAAAGCTGTTTTTCAGCAACCGAGCCCGACAGCACCGTTGCTGACAGAGAAAGTGTCCACAACATCCGGAACGACTGTGCTGATATCCAGCCGTGCGCGGTCACAGTCACAAAAATGGAACAGTAGATGAGAACAGTGTATCTATACAACCACTTTATTCGCGCCAGTTTATCTCGCATCGAAAAAGTTCTGTGACATGCCATACCGCATAGTGAAACAATTCTGTTCCCATCTCTTCTAATCTCCCCGTATCCCGCATAGTAACATGAGATTTCCGTTATCCGGAAAGTTAATGAGGGATCTGTCCAATACTCGATTATGAACACAGATCGAGATATGGGGGTCGCAACGACCCGGAAGACGTTCGCAATTCTTGAGGTCCTCAAAGAAGAAGAGGGACTCACGATTACTGAAATTACACAGCGAACAGATCTGACTAAGAGTACCGTCTATCGGCACTTGAAGACCCTCTCCGAGATGGGGTACGTGATTGAACAGGACGATGGTTTCTACATCGGTCTACGATTGCTCGAGATCGGTGAAAAAACTCGAAACCGCGAGGCGGGATACACGGCTGCAAAACGCAAAGTGTTCGAACTCGGGAAGGAAACCGACGAGCGAGCGCTATTTTTTGTTGAGGAAGAACTCGATGGTGTCTATCTCCATCGCTACGGCAGTCTGTCGGAGACAATGATTGGTAAGCGCCGACCGCTTCACTCATTGGCGTCAGGTAAAGTCATTCTCGCAGAGTGGGACGACGACAAGGTCGATCATTACATCGCGGAGAAGGGTCTTACTGAATACACATCGAACACAACTACAGATCCCGATGTGCTATACGAAAAGCTAAATCAAATTCGCGATCAGGGATACGCCGTTAACAACGAGGAGTACATGGACGGCCTCTGTGGAGTCTCCGTCCCAGTTTACACGCCCGACGATGAACTACTTGGCGCACTCGGAGTATTCGGACCGACGAGTCGGTTCAAAGACAAGTACATGCGAAACGACCTGGTTGATCAACTATGGGACAAGGCCGGAGAAGTTAAAGTCACCATCGCATACGGATAGTGGAAATAGATACTGAGAGATCTGCACTGCTCGGGCAGTTCGTACGACGTATTTTGCTATATGAAACAGAAGGTGTCGCTGATAGTGGATGCTCTCTCGAGGAAGAGTAACCGGTTTGTACGATGTTTGATGTTTTTACACTCATACTATTGTATATAAGACGCCAAATCGCATGGGTAAAAATTCACAATGTGAAATGCCGTCATTCACCAGTAAGGGATCTCAGACCATAATCAGAAATAATCAAAGATAGTGAGCCCCTAACTATATCGTACTGAACAACGCAGCTGAGATCACGGATTTGGTGAGTCACATCATCTATCCAGCGTTCTCGTTGGATCGAGGAGATGGATACGAGATCCACACGAATGCGTTCTGGAATCACCAGACGTATCTCGGTCTTCGCGAGGATCTGGCTGCTAACGAATGTGTGCGTATTTTTTGTATGACTCACGTCGAGACCGGACACCGCTTGGTCACGTTCACCAATCACATATTCGTGACACAATATTCTACGTTACCTATAAAGTCTACAGTAGTTAGGGATCCAACTATATTACGGGCTGTAAATGATCTTCTGGGTCGGAGACGATTACCAATTCGCCTGAGATCATGTATTTCAGCCTCGCTAACCATCCCATAGCCTCTTACCCAAAGCCCCAGATTTTAGTATAGCATTATATTGTTTATAGATTGCGTTATCGTACACTCGAGTGCTCGAGACTGTCGAAATAGTCCGAATTAGCGGATTTTGTGTTCACTGTGCGTTAGGGCAGTAATGTACAGTGGATATATGCACCACCACACTGTACAGATATCCGAACAATTGGATCCGAACAATTCAGCGGCTACGCCCAGAGAACGCGCCCTCGAAGACGCTATCGACAACTTCCTCGAATCGGACAACAAGGCCGGCAGCTACCACGATGGTCTCGAGCGTGCCTTGAGCGACTGGCAACAGCGCCTCGAGGCCGGTATGATCGGCCAGCAATTATCGATGACCTCAATGCGTTGAATCCTCTAGATTGACCACAACGGTCGCCAGCACTCCGATGAGGGAAACGACCGCGGCGGCAGTGTACATCGATGCGAAGCTGACCAGATCACCAAGTACACCGAACCCGATCGCGCCGAGACCCACTCCCAGATCCATCCCGATCAGGATTGTCGCAGTCGCACTCCCGTTTTTCGACTCCGGCGTCGCTGCGACTGCAACACTCTGTAGCAGTGGGAACACGAGTGCGAACCCAACCCCGAATACTGCTGCCCCTGCCAGCAAGCCAAGTGGAAGTCGGTTGATGACTAGGAGACGCGGAGCAAGCGCAAGAAGCGCCAGCCCGGCAGATTGACAGACGAACGATACCAAGAGCAATGCAGGTATCGAGCCTGGGAGCCGTCCACGAACCGCACGTGTAAGGAGAATCGCCCCACCCATGACGGTAAAGAACAAGCCAGCATTATTGAGGCCAACAGTGGGAGCATAGAGCGGCAATAGTGCGTCAATCGCCCCAACAGGAATGCTCCCGAGCGCAACCAGAGCGGCGGCTGGGAGCGCCTCCGGCGCGTAGAACTCGCCAGCACTGCGTGTCGCCGGTGTCGTCTCCTCGAGTGCAGCCAACGGACCCAACACGAGGAGCGCGAGCAGGGCTGCGCCAGCGAATTGCATCACGAACCCGTAGCGGTGTGCTATCCACAGTCCGGCCGGTGGCAGCATCATAAGCGCAATGTTCGGCACGATACCGAAGTACGCGAACCCTTCGGATTGACGGACGGATGGTACCACGTCGGCAGCAATCGTCGGTGTCGCGGTACTGCTGACACCCCAGGCTAGCCCGTGGAGTACCCGAAGGCCAATCGCGACCCAGGTTACGGTTGCCCACGTGAACGAGAAAGTCGTACCCGCAAGTGCGACGGCAGCTATTGCCTGGACACCACGTCGACCGACGCGGTCGAGCAGCCATCCAGCAACGGGCCGTGCAACCACGGCTGCAAACGTGAACGCGCCGAAGGCTACGCCGATGAGCGACTCGCTATGCGTAATCGTTTCCAGATAGACCGCGAACGTCGGGTGGATCGCAGCGTAACTGCTGTACGCGAGCAGCTGTGTCCCGCAAACGAGCAGAAAGGCGCGCGTCCACAGCGGCGGCTCCTCGTCGGCGACGAACGCTGCCCTGAATCGCCGTGATAGCGCGCCACGCATGGTCTAGTCGTCAGCGGGGCTTGGCTCGGCCGCGCTCTCCGGCGTATCGGCTACGACCTCGTAGAGCGGATTCGTCACTGTGCCGTGCTCGGATGCATGGGGTCGACCGGGCGCGTCATCGTATCCATAGTCGAAGATTCGGTTTCGATTGAGGCTGAGCTTCGTGAACTCCGGCTGGAGCAGGTCAAAGAGCTCGAATCGCTCTTCCAGTTCAGGGAATTTCGACTGGTAGTCGAGGATCGTCTTACGTGCGTGAGTCCAAAACCGTTCTTCGGAATAGTTCTCGTGTTCCTCGAGGAGATCAACAACGTACCGGAGAACGCAGACGAACAGTCCACAGAAGATGAACTGGCAGAGTCCTTCCGGCGGCTCCTTTCGAAGCACGTCGTGCATCTCGTCTGCGAGTGCGTCAAGTTCGGGAAGCGGCTGGTCGCTCACGTTCACGTCGTCGACGAAGTCCTTGACCGCGAGACGCGAGGGGATCCCGTCTTCGACGACCAAGATCGTATTCTGCCCGTGGGGGGAGAAGACCGTGCCGTAGCGATAGAGGAAGTGCAAAAGCGGTGGGAGAACCGTATCGAAGAATTCCGCGAGCCACTCGTCGAGTGTAAGCTCCGACTCCGCGACCAGTTGCGAAATGTAGGGCTCGCCCTCGCTGTCGACGTGCATCAGCGAGGAGAGCGTGATAGCCTCCTCGTCGTCCTCTAGGAAGGTGTAGATTGATTCTCGCCAAATAGTGCCCAGTAGTTCGTGGTACTGATAGGGCGAACCCTCGATGTCAGTGAATTCTGAGTGGTCATAGTTGATGCCTGCAACCTCTCCTGGGAGGATGAGTTCTCGATCTTGCAGGAACTCGTCCTGCGCATAGATTCCCTTGATATACTCGGTGACGGTCGGAGCGAGTTCGGTTCGCTCGCCGGGGAGCCCACGCCAGACCAGCGTGTTGAGGATCCGCATCGGCACTTTCACGTGGTGTTTCTCCTTGTCATCGACATTGACGAAGGTTCGGACTGACTGCTGTGGCAGGTACTCGTCGGGTCCCTCGCCAAGCGGAACGATTTCGTCCGCCGCGATGTGATCGGGAAACAACGGGACGATACTGTTCTCCCACTGCCAGTCGTGAACCGGCAGAAAGTAGTAAGCATCCGGATCGAGCCCCTGTACGGCTAGTCGATCGCGGAATTCATCGTAGCGGGACCCAAGCTCGCGCTGGACGAGCGAGTCGTGATCGATGCTTTCGGTAGCGACGAAGGTGGCCTTCTCTTTGCGGACAGCGACCCAGGAGAGCGTCACCGGGTTCTTTTGCTCGGGGGCGAACGCCTGGTAGTCGTCGTACCCCCAGCCGAGACGGCCCTTGTTGTACGTGATCCACGGGTGACCCTCCATTTCGCCTTCGAGTTCGGCATACTCGAGGTCCAGCAGGTCGAAGTCGTCGCGGTCCTGCTTGCGTGCCTCGACGTGAGCATCGGCGAGAAGCGTTCGCTTGTACTCACGGACGAGGTTCCCTTCGGTCAGTCCGTCGAGATCAGTGGTTTTGCCGAGGTCGCGAAGAAGTCCGAGCGGATCCGTGAGTCCGGTCCAGTCCTCGTCCCCGTCACGACGTTCGATAGTGTCGCCGTAGACGTGGAGACTATCCATCAGCCGCTCTGTCGCTTCGAATCGGTACGACGTCCCACCGAGGTCGAAGCGGTAGGTAGCGCGCTCGTCGACATCGACTTTTCGTGGCGTGATGATCTCCTCGTATGTGAACTCCTCGAGCATCTTCGTGAGAAGGCGGCGTTCGACCGTTTCCCATGTTTCGCTGTCCAGTGCGTCCTGTAGCGTTGTGTTGTTCGGATTCATTGTTAGTCGTCGTTGGTTGGGATCGCTTCGCTCCCGTGCTGACGGGAGGCAGACGGTGCATCTTTGACGAACTGCTCCACAGCAAAGTCCTGGTAGACAGTGTCAGTGTCCTCGGGGTAGGCTTCACGGCCGACGAGATGGTTGACGAACTTCGTGTTCCGATAACAGCCGAGCCCGAGGTCGGGGACCCCGACCCCGTGGGTGTGGAACTCAGCGTTCTGGAGAAAGACATCCCCCGACACATCAACGTCGAGTCGGTGGTCCCTGGTCACCTCGAAGCGTCCCTCATCATCCCACCTGATCACCGTTTCGAGCGGCTCGAGAAAGCCTGGAATCGGGCGCTTGTAGCCGGTTCCGAGGACGATGACCTCGCTCTCGTGCACGAACGACTCTTCAGTCTGCCACTGATGGCAGTCGAGGGCATACGCGTCATCCATGTCGACGATATCCCGTACCTCGGTCATCGCGAAGAGCCCGACGTCGGGCTCGCGGTCACCGATCGAGCGGTGATAGAGAAGATCGTAGATTTCGGCGCTCGTTTCCGGGTCGATTCCTTTATAAAGCAGACCCTGCTCTGGGATGAGATCGTCCTTGACTGCTTGGGGGAGGTCGTAGACGTACTGCTCGTACTCGGGGGTAAAATGTTGCAGCCCCAGCTTGGAGTACTCCATCGGGAAGAAGCCATCCGATCGGGTCAGCCAGTCTAACCGGTAGTCACCATCCGGCTGGCGTTCCAGAAGGTCCTGGAACACCTCGGCAGCACTCTGTCCCGATCCTACGACCGTGACTGACTCGGCGTCCATCACGCGTTCGCGGTTGTACCGATAGTGTGCCGTGTGGAAGACATCCTCCTCCGAGTGCCCCTGGAGCGGCTCCGGAATCTGCGGTCGCGAACCGATTCCGAGCGCGAGGTTCTCAGCACGATATTCGAACTGCTCGTCCGTCTCCGGATGGCGAGCCACGACGACGTAGTGTTCGTGCTCGTCATTCCACCGGACTGTAGTCACCTCGCGGTTGAACCGGCAACTGTCGAGGGTCTCGCTGACCCACTTGAGATAATCGTTGTACTCACGACGAGGCGTCTGGAACGTCTCGTAGAAGTAGAACTCGTAGATGCGCCCCGTCTCCCGCAGATAGTTGAGGTAGCTGTGGGGGTTCGTCGGGTCGGCAAGCGTCACGAGATCGGCGATGAACGGCACCTCGAGGGTTGCCCCCTCGAGCAGCATGCCCTCGTGCCAGTCGAAGTCGGGCTCTCGTTCGAGGAAGACGGCATCGACAGATTCTTCGACACCGTCCAGCAGAGTTGCGAGACCGAGATTAAACGGCCCCAGTCCGATACCGACGACATCGTGAACGTGCTCCGATTCAGTCATCGGCGCTCACCTCGCTGCCGTCGTCCGCTTTCTGCTGTGGTGCAGCCGTCGCATCGGTGAGTATCTCAGTTTCGAACCGGTTTCGATCGCAAACCATCAGTACAGCATCCTTCTCGGCCTCGTCGAAGTGGAACTCTGCTTGCGATTCGAACCCACACTGTTCGAAGACGTGGATAACGCGGTCGTTGCGAGCATCGGGTTCCGCGATAACCCGTTCCGTCCCGGGATGGCGAAACTGCATCGCGACCACGGCCCGCAACAGCGGGAGAGCATAGCCACGGCCGAGATACTCGTCAGGGCCGATAAGTAAGTGGACGCCCTGGTCGGTCGGGTCAGCGTCATAGTGGTTCGCGACGTCATCCTCGGCGGCCCAGTAGCACTCCCAGTAGCTCATCGGAACGTGGTCCAAACACCCAATATAGGGCGTCAGGTGGTCGTCTGCGAGCTTCGCCGCGAGTCGGTCGCTAAACGCCGGGAGCGGTAGGTCGAGCTGCCAGTATGGTTTCACGTGAGCGCTCCCGAGCCAAGCGTGGAGCCGACCGAGGTCACGGTCGAGCGTCGCCTGCCGAAGTGATACGGTCCGTTTGATGCTTGGGTCGTACGTCTGGTAGTCGTAGTCCGTCGCGATAGTTGCGTCTGGTCCGGTCATAGGTCGAGTTCAGTGACGAGGGGATTGTTCACGTCCGTGTAGACGGACTGGTTCTCGAGGTCATTCTCCAGTTCGTCCAGTCCGCGAAACCGTGTCAGAAGATTGGCCTTACACGGGATAGTTGGCGATTCCAGCAGCGGCGTCAGGAAGTCCGACGAGGGACGATCGTAGTGCTCGCGGGCCCGCTCGAGTTCCGATCGGAGGAGCGCAAGCAGGCGTTGCTCGGCGACGAGTCCGGCACTTCCAAAGGCGTTGATGACATCGATCGCGTTGTTCAGAATGACATAGTAGCGGAGTCGCTCGTCGGCGATGGCGTCTTCACAGACGGTGTCGGCCCGCTCGCCAACGCCTGGAAGATAGGCGTCGACGTCGGGGTACTGCGATTCGGGGAAATAGAACCCCTGATTGTCGCGATAGCGGAATTCACACGGATAGCCGTCTTCATTGAGCGTAAGTACCGAGTTCTGCTGGTGGGCTTCTACGCCGACACCCTGAACAAGATAGAGCCACAGAATTGGGCGAATCGCGATTTCCAGGTACTGGCGGCACCATTCTTCGCTGACCGCCGCGGGATCGCTGTCCTCGCGCTCAGCGATGGTCGTGATGAGACGACCGAGACGCGACTGGCCCGTGATGGCATCCTGACAGAGCGCGACCAGTGGGGTCGAACGCTCGGCCAGTTCACCGCGGAAGGGATTGGCCCGGAGGACCGTCTCGAGTCCGGACTCGCGTTCGTCCCCGATATCGAGCGCGAGGAAGGCAGGATCGCGGACGATGTCGAAGTTCGGGAACGCCTCGGTAAGTTCGTCGCCGAACGCGGTATCAAGGAGTTCTGTGACAGCTACACCACGGTCGAGTTCCGGGCGCTTGTTCGTCCGCACAGAGTTCGTTATCTTCACGCATAACGATGATTTCACCATGAACGGGGTATCCGGGCTGTAGAGCGTCCGGACCGAGGTAGTCGGATAGAACTCCTGCCCGACTGCTCCGAGGTATTCGATCCCGCTTCCGAGATGGCGTCGGACGTGTGGCTGGTCACAGAGATAGTCCGCCTGCCACGGATGGACCGGCAACAGAACGTCGTCACTGTCGACGTGATCGTCGACGAACGTCTCGGGCACGGTGTCGTCCTTGCGCAGAGCGTCTTTCACCCAAGTCGTGGCGCTCCGATCGAGGGCCGACTGCTCCGCGACGAGGTCGGGATCCGCGCGGAAATAGTGGAGCGGGAACGCCCCGCGGAGTTCCGGCGCATACGTTTCTTGGTTCCGGGAAGCGATACCCTGTCGGCTCTTGGGTGTCGGATGACGATGATGTCCAAAGACGAGCGCCTGCTCCGCGTCGCAGAACGACAGCTGCTCGTCGTAGAGGTGTGCTTCGTCGCCCGTCCGTGCACGGACGAAGGTTTCGACGTTTCGCTTGCTGCGAAGGACCCGCTCGAGCAGTTCGTCCGGAACGGATCCGCCCTCTCGTGTGCATGAGAGGTCTTTCACGACGAGCGAGGCAAGCGTCGCGGCGTCGACCGGGTAGACTGTGCCGTCGGGGAGACGATACCGAACGGGCAGGTCGAACAGATGGCGCTCCGTTGGTGACCGGTACTTGAGGGGAGCCAGTATGTCGATTCCCTGTTCGGGCAGCCGGGTCCGAAGCAGTCCGTCCGGACCGGGTGTAACGTCTGCCACGCTCTCGTCGTGGACGGTGTAGTCGCCGGTCTCACGAAGGTAGCAGTTAAGGAATGCGTGCACCGTGGCGTCGTCGGCCCGTTCAGCGGGATCGACTTCCTGGTCCACACGCCCATCAAACTCCAGTGTCATGCAACCACCTCCTGTTCCTGGACGGCCGCCATGCCACAATCCCGGATGACATCCAGCATTGCAGCGATGTCCTCGAGCGTGGCGGTCGGGTTCAGCAGCGTAAACTTCAGACTGGTCACGCCCTCAACTTCCGTCCTGGCGACGACGGCGCTGCCGTCGTGGAGCAACCGCTCTCGGATATCCGCGTTCAACCGGCTGACTGCCTGCTTACTCATCGCCTCACGCGGCTGATAGCGGAAGACGACCGCGTTCAGCGTCGGTTCGTGCAACAGTTCGAAGTCGGTGGCATCCTCGATGAGTGATGTCGCATCGGAAGCCAACGCCACGGTCTCCTCGACAAGGTCCGACATTCCCTCACGACCGAGGGCACGGAACGCGAGATAGGGTTTCAGCGCGTCGAATCGGCGTGTCGTCTGGACCGATTTCGCGACGAGGTTCGGAACGCCGGTTTCGTCGTGTTCCTCTGGGTTGAGGTAGGCGGCGTTACGCGCCATCCACTCGAAATCATCCCCGTCGCCGAGGAGAAACGCACCACAGCTGATGGGCTGGTAGAAGAGTTTGTGGAAGTCCACGGCGATGGAGTCGGCACGCTCGATGCCCTCGAGCAGGTCGTCGAAATCGGTCAACGCGAGGGCACCGCCGTACGCTGCATCGACGTGGTACCAGAGGTCGTGCTCGGCGGCCCGGTCGGCGAGTTCGTCCAACGGATCAATGCTGCCGAAGTCGGTCGTTCCGGCTGTCCCAAGCAGCGCGAAGGGAGCCGCATCGCTAGCATCGAGCTCGGCGAGTATTTCGTCGAGTGCGTCGGAATCCATCCGGCGTTGCTCGTCGGTCGGAACGGCGACGACCGCGTCTTCGCCGAGTCCGAGGTGGTGAGCCGCCTGCTTGCCGGTAAAGTGGGCTTCCTCCGAGCAGAGGATGCGAAGCGACTCGGCCGCTGGCGGGAGTCCATCTGCTTGCACGTCACGGCCGAACTGGCGACGACAGTATCGGTCGCGGGCTAACAGGAGAGCCTGGAAGTTCGACTGCGTCCCCCCACTCGTGAAGACGCCATCTGCGGCATCCGAAAGGTCGAACAG
Above is a genomic segment from Natronorubrum aibiense containing:
- a CDS encoding acyl-CoA dehydrogenase family protein; translation: MLDFVQLEDDLDQEERMIRDTAREFVEEHVKPDIGEHFENGTFPKELIPMMGELGFYAPNLEGYGSPNVSETAYGLLMQELEAGDSGLRSMASVQGALVMYPIHAYGSKAQKEEWLPKLGQGDAVGCFGLTEPEHGSNPSGMETYAERDDDGYVLNGSKTWITNSPIADVAIVWARDRSSKENPVRGFLVETDRDGVSTNKITEKLSLRASITGEIGLNDVHIPEKNVLPGVSGMKGPLSCLTQARYGIAWGAIGAARDAFEEARQYAKDRKQFGGPIGRFQLQQQKLAEMATQITLAQLLAYRLAELKECGDMQPQHVSMAKRNNVRMARNQSRIAREMLGGNGITTDYSPMRHMANMETVYTYEGTHDIHTLVIGEALTGLQAYQ
- a CDS encoding IclR family transcriptional regulator, translating into MNTDRDMGVATTRKTFAILEVLKEEEGLTITEITQRTDLTKSTVYRHLKTLSEMGYVIEQDDGFYIGLRLLEIGEKTRNREAGYTAAKRKVFELGKETDERALFFVEEELDGVYLHRYGSLSETMIGKRRPLHSLASGKVILAEWDDDKVDHYIAEKGLTEYTSNTTTDPDVLYEKLNQIRDQGYAVNNEEYMDGLCGVSVPVYTPDDELLGALGVFGPTSRFKDKYMRNDLVDQLWDKAGEVKVTIAYG
- a CDS encoding MFS transporter, encoding MRGALSRRFRAAFVADEEPPLWTRAFLLVCGTQLLAYSSYAAIHPTFAVYLETITHSESLIGVAFGAFTFAAVVARPVAGWLLDRVGRRGVQAIAAVALAGTTFSFTWATVTWVAIGLRVLHGLAWGVSSTATPTIAADVVPSVRQSEGFAYFGIVPNIALMMLPPAGLWIAHRYGFVMQFAGAALLALLVLGPLAALEETTPATRSAGEFYAPEALPAAALVALGSIPVGAIDALLPLYAPTVGLNNAGLFFTVMGGAILLTRAVRGRLPGSIPALLLVSFVCQSAGLALLALAPRLLVINRLPLGLLAGAAVFGVGFALVFPLLQSVAVAATPESKNGSATATILIGMDLGVGLGAIGFGVLGDLVSFASMYTAAAVVSLIGVLATVVVNLEDSTH
- a CDS encoding IucA/IucC family protein; this encodes MNPNNTTLQDALDSETWETVERRLLTKMLEEFTYEEIITPRKVDVDERATYRFDLGGTSYRFEATERLMDSLHVYGDTIERRDGDEDWTGLTDPLGLLRDLGKTTDLDGLTEGNLVREYKRTLLADAHVEARKQDRDDFDLLDLEYAELEGEMEGHPWITYNKGRLGWGYDDYQAFAPEQKNPVTLSWVAVRKEKATFVATESIDHDSLVQRELGSRYDEFRDRLAVQGLDPDAYYFLPVHDWQWENSIVPLFPDHIAADEIVPLGEGPDEYLPQQSVRTFVNVDDKEKHHVKVPMRILNTLVWRGLPGERTELAPTVTEYIKGIYAQDEFLQDRELILPGEVAGINYDHSEFTDIEGSPYQYHELLGTIWRESIYTFLEDDEEAITLSSLMHVDSEGEPYISQLVAESELTLDEWLAEFFDTVLPPLLHFLYRYGTVFSPHGQNTILVVEDGIPSRLAVKDFVDDVNVSDQPLPELDALADEMHDVLRKEPPEGLCQFIFCGLFVCVLRYVVDLLEEHENYSEERFWTHARKTILDYQSKFPELEERFELFDLLQPEFTKLSLNRNRIFDYGYDDAPGRPHASEHGTVTNPLYEVVADTPESAAEPSPADD
- a CDS encoding lysine N(6)-hydroxylase/L-ornithine N(5)-oxygenase family protein, producing the protein MTESEHVHDVVGIGLGPFNLGLATLLDGVEESVDAVFLEREPDFDWHEGMLLEGATLEVPFIADLVTLADPTNPHSYLNYLRETGRIYEFYFYETFQTPRREYNDYLKWVSETLDSCRFNREVTTVRWNDEHEHYVVVARHPETDEQFEYRAENLALGIGSRPQIPEPLQGHSEEDVFHTAHYRYNRERVMDAESVTVVGSGQSAAEVFQDLLERQPDGDYRLDWLTRSDGFFPMEYSKLGLQHFTPEYEQYVYDLPQAVKDDLIPEQGLLYKGIDPETSAEIYDLLYHRSIGDREPDVGLFAMTEVRDIVDMDDAYALDCHQWQTEESFVHESEVIVLGTGYKRPIPGFLEPLETVIRWDDEGRFEVTRDHRLDVDVSGDVFLQNAEFHTHGVGVPDLGLGCYRNTKFVNHLVGREAYPEDTDTVYQDFAVEQFVKDAPSASRQHGSEAIPTNDD
- a CDS encoding GNAT family N-acetyltransferase, coding for MTGPDATIATDYDYQTYDPSIKRTVSLRQATLDRDLGRLHAWLGSAHVKPYWQLDLPLPAFSDRLAAKLADDHLTPYIGCLDHVPMSYWECYWAAEDDVANHYDADPTDQGVHLLIGPDEYLGRGYALPLLRAVVAMQFRHPGTERVIAEPDARNDRVIHVFEQCGFESQAEFHFDEAEKDAVLMVCDRNRFETEILTDATAAPQQKADDGSEVSADD
- a CDS encoding IucA/IucC family protein, translating into MTLEFDGRVDQEVDPAERADDATVHAFLNCYLRETGDYTVHDESVADVTPGPDGLLRTRLPEQGIDILAPLKYRSPTERHLFDLPVRYRLPDGTVYPVDAATLASLVVKDLSCTREGGSVPDELLERVLRSKRNVETFVRARTGDEAHLYDEQLSFCDAEQALVFGHHRHPTPKSRQGIASRNQETYAPELRGAFPLHYFRADPDLVAEQSALDRSATTWVKDALRKDDTVPETFVDDHVDSDDVLLPVHPWQADYLCDQPHVRRHLGSGIEYLGAVGQEFYPTTSVRTLYSPDTPFMVKSSLCVKITNSVRTNKRPELDRGVAVTELLDTAFGDELTEAFPNFDIVRDPAFLALDIGDERESGLETVLRANPFRGELAERSTPLVALCQDAITGQSRLGRLITTIAEREDSDPAAVSEEWCRQYLEIAIRPILWLYLVQGVGVEAHQQNSVLTLNEDGYPCEFRYRDNQGFYFPESQYPDVDAYLPGVGERADTVCEDAIADERLRYYVILNNAIDVINAFGSAGLVAEQRLLALLRSELERAREHYDRPSSDFLTPLLESPTIPCKANLLTRFRGLDELENDLENQSVYTDVNNPLVTELDL
- a CDS encoding pyridoxal phosphate-dependent decarboxylase family protein translates to MSADELFLNSEAGTAAYREAIQRATDAVVDSLAIAENPYSGQSPEALSEQFADPVIPETGIGLGTAIDEVATKVLAHSVGTSNSRCAAHLQCPPMIPGLAAEAMLTAANQSLDSFDQAPAATILEQEFVDALCELFDLSDAADGVFTSGGTQSNFQALLLARDRYCRRQFGRDVQADGLPPAAESLRILCSEEAHFTGKQAAHHLGLGEDAVVAVPTDEQRRMDSDALDEILAELDASDAAPFALLGTAGTTDFGSIDPLDELADRAAEHDLWYHVDAAYGGALALTDFDDLLEGIERADSIAVDFHKLFYQPISCGAFLLGDGDDFEWMARNAAYLNPEEHDETGVPNLVAKSVQTTRRFDALKPYLAFRALGREGMSDLVEETVALASDATSLIEDATDFELLHEPTLNAVVFRYQPREAMSKQAVSRLNADIRERLLHDGSAVVARTEVEGVTSLKFTLLNPTATLEDIAAMLDVIRDCGMAAVQEQEVVA